The following are encoded in a window of Castanea sativa cultivar Marrone di Chiusa Pesio chromosome 5, ASM4071231v1 genomic DNA:
- the LOC142635098 gene encoding uncharacterized protein LOC142635098, translated as MGATILFGRYVRPTTAKFKWDKTALALANANSKAINAIFCGVSTDEFHRISHVKTAKEAWKILETTYEGTKKAKDTKLQMLTTRFEELKMNDNESFDSFYGKLNEIVIAKLNLGEKIKDAKMVRKILRSLSESYRAKVTAIEETKIWIRSRLKS; from the exons ATGGGAGCAACTATACTTTTTGGAAG GTATGTTAGACCCACAACAGCCAAGTTCAAATGGGATAAGACAGCTcttgctttggcaaatgccaatagcaaagcaattaaTGCTATCTTTTGTGGTGTGTCTACTGATGAATTTCACAGGATATCGCATGTGAAGACTGCCAAAGAAGCTTGGAAgattcttgagactacctatgaaggtaccaagaaagCCAAGGACACAAAACTCCAAATGCTTACCACTCGATTTGAAGAGCTCAAGATGAATGACaatgagtcatttgattcattctatggGAAGCTTAATGAAATTgtgattgccaagctcaatctcgGTGAAAAGATTAAGGATGCTAAGATGGTGAGAAAGATCTTGAGGTCCTTATCGGAGAGCTACCGTGCGAAGGTCACTGCTATAGAAGAAACAAAGATTTGGATAAGATCAAGATTAAAAAGCTAA